Genomic segment of Candidatus Krumholzibacteriia bacterium:
CGACCGCGTACCCACCGGCCTGGGCGGACTCACGGCGGGCGGTTTCGCGAGCTTCCTGCTGGGCCCGCTGGTCGCGTTCGTCGGGATCGTGCTCTTCGCGGTCGGTATGCTGCTGCGCGCGAAGAGGAAGGGTGGGTAGGGAAATCGTGATGGGCTTCCGGGTCGGAACATCCCCAGGTGTCACCGGCCCGGAAGGGGCACGGTCGTCGATCCTCCGCGGGTCCCCGTCCATGGCGCCCGAGTTCCAAGGAGCACGGATCTCCATGCAGTCCATCGCCCTGCTAAGCCTGAACCTTGGCAACAGCACCACGCGCACGCTCGCTCGCATCGAGGACATGCGCGATCACTGCATGGTGGCGCCGACAGCGCGCGGGGGCGGCCACACTCTCTGGGTGCTCGGTCATCTGGCCTACATCGAAGCACTGGTGATCCGGCGCTTCATGCTCGGCGAGGAGAATCCACTCGCCGCCTGGGAGCCGATCTTCGACGGAGAGGAGCCACACGCCGATCGCGACTGCTATCCGCCGTTCGACGAGATCCTCGCCACGTGCCGAGACATGCGGACGTGGACGGCGAGCCACGTCGAATCGCTCACCGAGGACGATCTCGACGTTTCGAGCGCGAACGTACCGCAGGGATGGGAGTCGACCTTCGGCACCGTGCGGCTCTGCGTGCAGTACGTCGCCGACCACTGGCTCATGCACCGCGGCCAACTCGCCGACGCGCGGCGCGCAGCCGGTGTCGACAGGATGTGGGTCTAGGCCGTCTGGGCTGTCGGTCGACACCGGATTTCTCGAGGAACACGTCGAAGGCGCGGAGCAGAGCCGCACGCGCCTCGTCGTAGCGCCCCAGGGCCATGAGCGTGACGCCGCGATCGCCGTGCGCCAGTGCCGTTCTCGGATCGTCCGGTTCGTACATGCGACCGGCGATCTCGAGGGCCTGGTCGAAGAGGACGAGCCCTTCGTCGGAGCGTTCGAGAGCACGAAGGGCGAGCCCTTCGTTGCGCAGCACGGCGAGCACGTCGGGGTGTTCGGTTCCGAAGTGCTGCTCGTAGGGCTGCAGGGCGCGATCGAAGTCTGCGAGTGCACCCTCGTAGTCGCCGCTCTCATTGCGGTACTGGGCAGCGTCGTTCATGTACACCGCCAGCCGGGGTTGGTCGTCGAGGTCGCGTTGGATGTCCTGTGCGAGTTCCGCCGGCGAAGCGTAGCGGCGATTGCGATCCTTCTCGAGCGCCCGCATCACGATCCAGTCCAGGTCGCCGCGGATCTGGCCCGAGAGACGTCGGGTATCGGTGCGACGAGACTGGATGATCTTCGTGGCGCTCGCGCCGAGCTCTCGTGTCAACGCACGAGCACTTCGCGCGAGTCCATCCGCGCCTTGATCAGTTCGAGCGCAACGGTTCGCCGGATCGGGGCCTCCTGGTCGGCCCTCCAGACCTCGCCCATGCCCCCGGTCCCGATCCGATGGCGGAGCACGTACGGGCCGAGCCGAGCACCTTCACGGGCGCTGGGGCCGGCGCGGTGCGACGGCTCCGGGTTCTCGCCGGAGGAATGCAGGGGACGATCGTCGTTCATCCCTGGATCCTATCGCGCCGGGCGCGAAGAGCCCAGAGGTTTGGTCGACGCCCCCCCGTTAGAAGCCCACCCGGTGCGGGAGTGCGAAGGTCCGCCACGCCACCATCACCGAACGAGCGTGAGCTTCTGGCTCCGAGTTCCGTCGAGGGTGCGCAGGCGCGCCACATAGGTTCCCGAGGCCACCAGCCGTCCCCCGTCGTCCGTGCCGTCCCACACGATCTCCGTCGAGCCGACGCCACGCACTCCTGACAGCAGCGTGCGTACGCGTCTCCCTGCCGTGTCGAAGATGGCGAGTTCGACCTCGCCGGCCACGGCGATCTCGAATCGCAAGCGCGTCCGCGGATTGAAGGGATTCGGCGTCGCCGGATCGAGCACGGAGCGGATCCGTGCGCCCGTCGGGACCACGTCGACCTGATCGATCATCAGCCAGTCCGACGGGCCGCGTCGCATGGCGAGCTCGTAGCGAACCACACCACCGTCGCGGAGACGGGGCGAAACGTCGACCGCGACGACGCGTCCACGAGCACTCGTTCGCAACGGAACGTTCCAGACCTCGTCGTCGCGAACCGCGGTCACGCGGAACTCGACGTCGCCGAGCAGGCCGACGAGCGACCATTCGAGCGACACGGAATTCCGACCGATCGAGGTCGACACCGAAGTCACCAGCGTCGAGACCGTGGAGCCGTCGTCGCAGGGACGACGAACGATCTCGAATCCATCGGCGCCGGCGACGAAGACTCCGTTCGGAGTCAACGCCAATTCGCCGCGGGAGACCTCCCAGAGACCCACGAGCACGGGGATGGCGGGGTCGGACACGTCGAAGAGTATCAGCCCCTCGACCGAGTTGACGTAGGCCAAGCCATTGCTCAGTGCCACGCTCCCCACCGATTGGCCGGATCCGAAGGCCGGTAGCGGAAGGTCGGCCACCAGGACCGGGGCGCCGGGAACCGTGACGTCCACGAGACTCGCCGAGCTCCGGTCGCCGATGAGCACCAGTTCTCCTTCGATTGCCACGTCGACGCTGGCCAGACCGAAGCCTGGTTCGGTCAGACCGACCGGTCCGTCCGGATCACCGAAGTCCACGACGCCGTAGGCCCCGAGGCCCTTGCGGTAGGCGACGAGCTTCGCGTCGGCGGCCACGGAGTTGATGATGCCGTCGATCACCAGCGTGCCCCGTGGGGTGGGTGCCGAGGGGTCGGTCAGGTCGAACGCCGTGATCGCCGACGAATCCCCGTACGAGACGGCGAAGAGCAGGTCGTTCGCGATCGTCATCGCGCGACCGGATCGCCCTTGCGGATACGCCACCGTCCGGACGAGCGCTGGTTGCGCCGGGTCCGTCGCGTCGTACACCACGAAGGAATCGCCACGCGCGGCGTAGACGTACGAACCGTCGACCTCGACCGCGTAGAACGAGAGAGCACCCAGGTCCGTCGTCCCCAGGTCGACGGGCGACGCCACGTCGGACACGTCGATCCACCGCAGGCCGCCGTCACCGATCACGGCGAGGCCGGCATCCACGGCCAAGGAAGGAGAATCCCGGAGATCCAGATCGATCCGGCCCGCACTCGGATCGATCGTCGTGTCTCCCAGATCGTACTGGGAAAGACCGGCTCCCCCGGAGACGTACAACGTCTCTCCGATGATCCCGACCCCGGATCCGAAGCCCCCGAGCACGGGGATCGGGGCGAGCGGAACGGACGACGAAGGGTCCGTAAGGTCGAAACCGACCCACGGACCGAACGAGATGCCGTATCCGTACACACGGTTGCCCACTCCGGCCTCGAGGGAGCCCAAGGGGATCGGCAGCTCCGAGTGCAGGACCGACATGCTGGTCGGATCGGAGACATCGACCGTGGTGACGCCGCCGTTGCCGAATACGTAGATTCGGTCGTCGACCTTCAGTCCCATCCCACTGGAAGCGATGGCGACAGGAACGATGTCGGAGCGGATCTCGGCGCCCGGTATCAGGGACGAGATCTCGTTCTCCGCCGACGACATCGCGAGGAGGTGAGCGCCCTGCGCCCACACCCGGTCGAAGCGCTCTCCGGAGAGTGTGCCGCCCAGAGGCGCCGGAAGCGCATCGGGGTCCGAGACGTCGAACTGGACCAGGCCCACGAAATTCTCTTGCACGAGGAACGCGACGCCGTCGACCACCGCGAGATCCCGTACGCCGCCCCCGCCACGACGGGCACGCGCCTCGGGAGTCGAGGGCGTCGACACGTCGACGATCTGGACGGCGACGCTGTCACCGCCCACGTAGAGGAAGTCACCCGAACGTGCGATCCGGCCTCCCGGGGTGCCGATCGTCGAATCCGACGTCACCCAGACAGGCCGCGTCGGATCGACGACGTCGTAGACGTGCAGACCGTCCGCCGCGATCCCGTACGCCAAGTTCCCCACGAACTCCACGTCCCCGATCGTTTCCGCCGCCGGCAGGGTTCCCTGCCATCGAGAGGCATCGGGGGGCTCGAGGCATTCCTGCGCCACGGCCGGATCCGGAATCGAGAGAAGTACGGTGAAGGCGCACAACACGAAGAACCGGCGAGGCATCGACACTCCAACGGCTGGTGGCAACGAAATCGACCACGAGGGTGGGAGACACTAGCACAGGAGCGCGCGGAGTGACGAAACCAAGGCGCGTTCGCCCGCGAGCTGCGCCGGGAAGGTGGCAACGGAACCGGTCTGGTCCGCGGCAGCGCTCAGGACCAGTGCGTCTTCCCGACCCGGCAGCACGGACGCCGTGAAGTCGGAAGGTTCACCCGACACCAGGGCGAATGGAGCATCGGACACGTCGTAGAAGACGATGCCGATCTCGCCGGGTCGTCTGTGGCTCCAGGCGCGGAGTCGGAAGCGCACGTCCCCGCACTCGTCGCCGACGCCGGGTTCCATCCGTCCGGGGCCGACGCCCTGCGCCTCGCGCGGTCCCTTGACACGCCACCTTCCGGTGCTATAATGATACTTGAAGGTATCAGAACGATACCCGAAGGTTCGTGGCCGTGGTCGGTCCGTGGCCCTCCCCCGGCCCTCGAAGGAGGCCCCTTGAACACCCGTGCACTTCCCACCCCGGCCGAAATCGGCGACCGGCACCGCTCGCTGATCTCGGCGGCATTCCTGGCCATCGGCCTGGGTTACGCGGCCGGCGCGGCCGGACATCTCCTGGACCTGGCCGAACCGCTCCGATGGCTCGAGGTCGGCGCCACCGTGATCGGCGTCCTGCTCATCCTCTGGGCCATGACGTGGAAGGCACGCATGCTCCAGGGGCGCTCGGCTCCCTACCTCACGGGGGACGGTTTCGTGGCCGGCACCGTGACCCGAGCCCACGTGGCTTCCTGGACCGCGACCTTCCTCGTGCTCGCCTTCCTCAAGGTCTTCGTGGACGACTCCAGCCTGCCCACCGAGTTCTTCCTGCAGACCGTGCTCGCCGTGATGCTGCTGGTCCAGGGCGTCGTCTTCTTCGTCCTCAACCGCTCGACGGACGAGGACGGCTTCCCGGAAGACGACGATGCGTGAGGTCCAGCTCCACAACCGCATCCGCGTCTTCCGGGCCGAGAAGCGGTGGAGTCAGACCGACCTGGCCCGACGGATCGGCGTCTCCCGGAAGACGATCAGTACGATCGAGGTCGGGCGCTTCGTTCCCTCCACCATCATCGCGCTCCTCATCGCACGCGAGTTCGACACCACGGTCGAGGAACTCTTCTCGATCGAGGACTGATTCCCCACGCCCACGAAAGCAGAACACCATGAAGACCCCAGGCATCCTGGCGGCCGGGCTGGCCGGCCTTCTCTTGGCGAACCCGGTTCTCGCGTCCGACGACGGCCGGATCCAGCACGTGATCCGCTCCGGTGACCCCGAGCAGGAACGAGCCATCACCGTCGACCTTCCGTCGTCCTACGAGGACGACACGACCCACGACCATCCGGTTCTGTACGTACTCGACGGGGAATCGAATCTCGACCACGCCGTCGCGGTGGCCGACTTCCTCTCCGAGAGCATGATGGCCCCCGAAATGATCGTGGTGGGTGTCCACGCCGGAGCCACCCGCGCCCGCGACTACCTTCCGAGCAACCAGGAGGGCTCGCCCGGCGCCGATCAGTTCCTCGACTTCCTGCAGGACGAGCTCCTGCCCTTCGTCGAAAAGCACTACGCGGCCGCGCCGCTTCGCTTGATCTCCGGTCACTCCTACGGCGGCGTGCTCGTGACCCACGCGCTGAGCCGACGGCCCGCTCTCTTCCGCGCCTACCTGGCCCAGAGCCCCTACCTCGACGAAGCGACCGCCGCGCCCGTCGTGGCGGAGCTCGAGAAAGGGTTGCGCCGAACCGACTCCCAGGGCGTGTTCTACTTCGCCAACCTGGGAGACGAGCCCGAACTGGCGGCCGGCTTCCAGACGCTGGGCGCGGCTCTGGAAGGCGTGGAGACCGAAGGTCTGACGTTCCGCACGACCCGCGAGGCCGGCGCCCGCCACATGTCGACACGACTGGTGGGCCTGCACGACGGTCTGGTCTGGTTCTTCCACGACCGGTGGCCGCTTCCCGATGCGGTCCTGTCCGGCGGCGGTGCGGACGCTCTCGCCCGACACCTCACCGAACTCGATCAGGAGTTCGGGTATCCCGTGCGTTACAGCGAGGGCGCGTTCCAGCAGGCGACTCAAGGCCTGCTGAATTCGCGGGACGTGGCAGGAGCGGCCCGGGCCGGGGCACTCTACGTAGAGCACCACCCCTCGTCACCGGTGGCGCACTTCCTACGCGGCGTGGCTCTGGCGTCAGGGGGTCGGGGTACGGAGGGAATCGCCGCCATCGAGAAGGCGATCGAGCTCTACGAATCGGAGCCCGATCCTTCGCTGAAGCCGCTGCACGAGAACATGCAGCGCGTGCTGCGACAGTTGCGGGGGGGATGATCCAGATCCGGGACGGCGCGCGTGACATGAGCACGGGCCGACGCGTCGCGAGCGGTGTGCACGCCGGTCGGGTGACACCTGGGGATGTCTGGGGATGTTCCGCGCCGGAAGCCTTCCCACTTCCGCGGCTGGAAGTCCGGCCGCTTCCGCCGCGGAAGTCGAACCGCGAGCCCGGGGAGCTCCCGACCGTCCTCGGCGGCGGTGTGCGGGAGACCCGGGGCTTCGTCGGGGAGCGTCGACATGCGTGGATCCAGCGCCGTCACGGCCGGCCGGGGCGGTTGGTGGGGACTGATTCACTTATCCGCAATCGGACCGTTGCCCTGATTTCGTAGCAGTTTCCGCTCCAGCGACGTGCGAAGCTGGTCCGCTGCAAACACGAGTGAATCCATCGCTGGGGTCACCTCACGCGGCCCTGCAGCCAGGGCACGAGTTCTTCGGCCAGGGCTGGCAGGAAGGCTGGCTCGAGCGTCGCGTACTCTACCGGATGCCCGGTTTCCGCAAACTGGAAGAGATGGTTGGCGTCCGGGAGCGTCATGACCCGAAAATCCGCGTGCCCGGCATCCGACAATATACGCTCCATCACGGACGCATTCCGGTCCGGCGGCACTTGGACGTCCTTGCCGCCGTATAGCGCAAGAACCGGAGCCTCGATCTCGGAGATGTCCGGCTCCGGCTCGTACACCAGGAGCGACCGGTACCACGCCGTCTGCGCAGCGGAGAGCTGTTGCGTGACCTGCGTCGCCACGAAAGCCTCGACGTCGGAGATCCCGGCGCGCTGTTCGGGTGCAAGCGCTTCGACTGCCGCTCGTACTTGCTGTTCAACCGCCATGCTCACTTCCGTCCACCCCTCTCCGGTTCGCACGGCTTCGTACGTCATCCGCTGGATCCGGCGCTGGCTCGCGATCTGCTCCTCCCCCGCACCATCCATCCGAAGGATTCCCGCAGCCTGGTCCTCGATCAATTCGGCGATCGGGATGGCCGGACCGGCGAGCATCACCACGAAGGACACCGCCGAAGGATCGCTGCCGAGGACCGCGCCCACGAGCGCGCCCTCCGAATGCCCGATCACACCGATGCGCGATGCATCGACCGCGGAGTGGCCGCCGAGCTCGCGCAGGGACGCCTGCATGTCGATCACCCTATTCGCGATCGTCGACTCCATGGGGTCACCCGTCGAGTCTCCCACGCCAGGATCGTCCAGCCGTAGCGTCGCGATGCCGGACGCAGCGAGCAATTGCGCGAGCAGTCGGAACGGTTTCATGCCAGCTACGGTCTCGTCGCGATCCTGCGGTCCGCTGCCCGTGATGAGCAACGCGGTCGGGAAGGGACCCGGCCCCGTTGTCGGCAGCGTCAGCGTGCCGCTCAGCTGGATGCCGCGTTGGGCTACGTCGACGATCATTCCCTCTTCCACGACGGAAGACTCCGGCATCTGGGCCAGTGCACCGACCGGAAGGGTGGCGCTGGCGATCACCAGCGCTCCGAAGTAGAAGCAGTGCAGAGCGGCCGCGCGTGGCCGGGTGCGAATAGACTTCATGTCGAACGCTCCTCGTCGATCCAGAAAATCTCCTCCACCGTTGTCTCGAAGGCGTGCGCCAGCTTGAGCGCAAGCAACGTCGAGGGAGTGAAGACTCCCCTTTCGACCGTGTTGATGGTTTTTCGGGTGACACCGACCTGTTCTGCAAGGTCAGCCTGAGTCCAGTTTTTTTCGGCGCGCAGTGCCTTCAAGCGGTTACGCAGCGGGAAGGCATCCGGCATCGGTCTACTCCCGCTCGAGGAGCAGGAACGTCACGATCGGTACAACAACGGCCAACATGAGCCCGACTTGCGACACCGCAGACACTGACACGTCCCAGACCATGGAGAGCAGTCGTGTCATGATCAGAAGCCCTCCGAGTGTCCAGAAGCCGACTGCATAGCTTCGACTGCGGTTGTCTCGCAGCCGCTCGTCGTCGAGCGCCGCGGCCGCGTTCGGATCCCGCGCGATCGCGCGTGCAGTCCGGAGGTAGCTGATCGCGAACACGAGCCAGACGACCCCGGCTGCCGCTGCAAGGATCGTCAGGTATGTTCCGTATTGGTTCGGTATCCGGCCGGTGAGGACTTCGTCGAGCACGGTAGGGACCTGCCAGACCATGAAGGCGATCGCGAACCCCAACAGCATCCGGCGCCTCGACCTGTCCAGGACATCAACACTTCTGGGTTCCATGGAGACCTCCTCGTTCGCTGAAATGTAACCTAGGCTACACAAGAAAGAGTAGTACGGGTTACTTTCTGGCGCAAGGGGAGGCGTTCGAGCCCGGATCGGAGACGCGGATCCGTGCAGAGAACCCAGCCCGTGGACGAATCGTCAGCATCTCGTGGAGCCTCTCGAAAGCATTCGAATCCCCGGAATTCGCCATGAGCCCGCGCGATCTCACCCCCGAGGCCCGACGTGCTCCGGGGACCTCGGTCGCGTGTTCCCCGCCGCGGAGTTCTACGTACCGCCCGAGACGACACTGCGCGAGAAGCTCGGCCACCAACGGGGCGGTCACTTCAACCTGCTGCACCACGAGACGGGAGTCGGTGCCGGAGTGTACGTGCTCGGCAGCGATCCTCTCCATGTCTGGGCCATGGAGCACCGCTGACGCATCGTTCTGGCTCCTTCACTCTCGACGTGGCTCGCGCCGCCGGAGTACGTCGTCGTCCGCAAGTTGGCCCGGCGGGTCGATGGGGGTGGCGAGCGCCACGAGAGTGACATTCGGAGCATGTTGCGATCACTCGGCGATCAGATCGACCTCGACTTCGTGACCGATCATGCGGAGCGTCGTGGGTTCCGCGATCTCTGGAACCGGCTTCGCTCTCGAGTTCGGAGCGGGTCGTCTGCTGACGCCTCCCGACCCACGCGGCAGTTCCGCCGCCAACTTCCCTCCGCACGTTGGCGCGCGGGGTGAGGTGGGCCAGGGTGTCCGGGTAGGTGCACTGAAAGCCTTCCGTGGAGGACGATGTCAATCCCACACGTCGCCATTGCACGGCCTGCGCGTCGGATCCCGGCCGACGATCACACAGCATCACGCCGCTCTTCCCGCGCACGACCTTCCGAGGGCTCACGCCCCGGAAGCCCGAAACGCACTCCGTCGAGCCGCCGTAGTGCCGGCGTCCTTCGACCCGTCGTTCCGGAAGCCACTGCTCGGGAGCCCCCATGCGTATCCTCACGGTCATCGTGTCGGTCCTCGTCAGGGCATCACACGCACAGGACCCCGCGCACGCCTCGCCGCCGACCGCGACCGAGAAGATCCGCTTCGAGAGTGGAGACTTCACGCTCGTCGGCGACCTCCTGACTCCCCCCGGTTCCGGGCCCCACCCGACCATCGTCTACGTCTGGGGCAGCGGTCCCACCGACCGCACCCGCCACATCGAACGCTCGCGGATCCTGCATTCCTTCCTGGACGCCGGCTTCGCCGTCGTCCTCTACGACAAGCCGGGGTCGGGATCGTCCACCGGCGTGCTCGGTCGCAGCCGGCTCCTGGCGCAGCGCGCAGCGATCGTGACCGATGCCCTGGCGATGCTCCGCGAGCATCCGGCCGTGCGCCCCGGCGGCTCGACGCCCTTCCCGAGATCCGCGACGAACTCGGCTGGACGGGCGTCGTGGCGGAGAGTGCGTTCGGACCGGCCGCCGTCTCGTCGGAGTCCTTCCTCGATCCGGCGGAGCTGCTCGAGGAACACGGAGGACTCGGCATGCCGGTGCTGGCGCTCTACGCGGCGGTGGGCGGCATGACCGTGTTGCCGGTCTTCGTGGAGACCGTCGGCGACTGGCTCCGTCGGGTTCGGAGTCGTTTCGGGCACCTGGATCCGAACGGTCGATGACGCGACCCGTGAGCGGTCCGGGACTCCGCTGCGGCAACACCCCCCGCTCGCAGCACATCCATCCGCCAACGCGGGCGCAAATCCGGCGATTGCCCCGATCGGAACGATTTGCAAGAATCATTCTGAGTTCGCGACACTGCGCCCGACGTTCACATCGTCATGCAAAGGATGGCATCATGCTGCTTCGTACGACCATGGCCCTGTTCCTCGCGATGCTCCTTCCGGGAACGGCGCTCGCCCAGGCGATCGTCGTGGGCACCGACTGGCAGAGCGTCACCGCCACCACGGCCCAGGGCAACCTGGACGGGACCACCGTCGAAGTCACCAACATCGGCGTCGCGGGTAGCGACCCCTTCATCGACGCCTTCGACCTCAGCGGTCCGGAGTACGATCCGTTCCCCCTCCTGGCAGATCAGGAAGGCGTGGACTACAGCTTCGACCAGAACTGGACCGCGACGTTCAGCTCGCCGGTGACCGACCTCCTGCTGTACTGCAAGTTCTGGCGTGGCCCGAATCCGGGTGCTCCGCCGACGTTCCGGTACGAGTTCGATCAGCCGTTCACCATCGTGGCCGGCCTGGGCGCCGCGACCGTGTCGGGCAACGAACTGCAGCTACCCACGAACAGCTTCCACGACGGGATCCTGCGGTTCTCCGGTCCGGTCAGCACGTTGAGCCAGATCTCCAACAACGCGAACAGCGGCTCGCGGCAAGCGCTGACCTTCGGATTCGCCTTCGAGGTGGTGGACAACGAGGCCTCGAGCTTCAGCGCAGTGAAGAGCCTCTACCGCTGACCCGGCGCGTCACGCATCGCCACGTGCACACGAGGCCCCGCCGGCTGGCGGGGCCTCGTTCGTCGCCGTGCGCTTCGTCGTCCGGGCCGGCGAGCCTCCCCTGCCCGGCGACACGGAGCGCCCGGATCAGAACTCCGCCTTCGTCCGTCCGAAGCTCTGGTGTTCGTGGCTCACCGTGTCGTCGACGCGCACCTCGAAGTGGTGGTCGCCGTTCGGTCGAAGCTCCCAGTCCACTCCGTCGAAGGTCTGAAGGCCGGCGCCGCCCTCGTAGTCCGGCGAGTTCGTGCCCCGACCGTTCAGGTAGAACGGCGCCGGCGCGGGATCGATCGGATCGATCACCATGGTGATCGCGTACTCGACGCCGGCGGTCAGCTGGGCCGTGGTGGGCTGCATGTCGAAGACCACGACGTCCTCGACCGGCTCGATCGGAAGCAGGTCGGCCGAGAAGTCCGCCGATCCCAGCGGTGGTTGCTCGGGCAGGCCGCTCTCGTCGAGCGAGTGCACGCTGATCCGCACGGTGCTGTCCGACGCCTGGCTCAGCCCGGTGCGCAGCGCCACCGACATCAGCTGGCCGCTCACCGTGGCGGTGAAGGTCTGTCCGCGGGCCTTGATGAAGCTCGTCCCGCCGAAGGAGGCATAGGACGAACCGGACGTCCCGATCTCGAAACCGGCGCTGACGACCCCGGACTGGGCCTGCGACGAGGTCGGGACGTGCCCAGCAATACAAGCCGCAGAAACGGGTTGCGCAACTCGTCAGGGAAAGTGCGATCGCGGGGATGCCCCTCGTCCGGGAGCCGCAGCGGGTGAAGGACGAACGGGAGGACGGTCGGCGCCCTGCTACATGGCCCCAGCCATCACCAACGCCACCACCGGGATCAGGATCCCCACCCCCACCAGCCACTTCCCCCGACCGGCGAGGCCGGTGCGGCCGCGCAGCACGAACATGCCGCTGGTGGCCATGAACAGCAGGGCGACGGCGTAGGCGTCGGCGATCCAGGTCCACGCGCCCTTCACGCGGTTCAGGTGCAGTTCGTTGAACTCGAAGAGGATCGGCCGCGCCACGGGGCGCTCGATCGTCGCCTGCCCCTCGCGCACGTTCGCCTGCACCGACCAGCCCTCGTAGAAGAGCTCGACGTCCGCGGGCGTGCGGCGGAAGGCGTCGATCGGTTCCGGCAGGTCGAGGACGTCGACGAGGGTCGAGACCGTCTGGTCACGATCGGTGGGCTCGAAGGCGGCGAAGCGCCGCTCCTCGATCTCGAACGAGTAGTTCGGATTCCAGTCCTCGATGTGGTTCACGGCGATGCCGCTGATCGCGTAGATCACCGTGAGCCCCACCGCCACGTAACCGACGTCGCGGTGGAGCCGGTTGTTCCAGGTGCGCCAGGAGCGGCGCTTCTCCTTGCCCAAGACCCTGCGGGGGGATCAGCGGGCGTCGGCCTGGGCCGGGCGCATCTCCGCGCCGGTGCCCATGATCTGGAAGGCCGTCTTCGGCTGGCACGAGGAGTGGGCCTCCTCGCCCTCCCCGTGCTCGCCG
This window contains:
- a CDS encoding FlgD immunoglobulin-like domain containing protein, with protein sequence MPRRFFVLCAFTVLLSIPDPAVAQECLEPPDASRWQGTLPAAETIGDVEFVGNLAYGIAADGLHVYDVVDPTRPVWVTSDSTIGTPGGRIARSGDFLYVGGDSVAVQIVDVSTPSTPEARARRGGGGVRDLAVVDGVAFLVQENFVGLVQFDVSDPDALPAPLGGTLSGERFDRVWAQGAHLLAMSSAENEISSLIPGAEIRSDIVPVAIASSGMGLKVDDRIYVFGNGGVTTVDVSDPTSMSVLHSELPIPLGSLEAGVGNRVYGYGISFGPWVGFDLTDPSSSVPLAPIPVLGGFGSGVGIIGETLYVSGGAGLSQYDLGDTTIDPSAGRIDLDLRDSPSLAVDAGLAVIGDGGLRWIDVSDVASPVDLGTTDLGALSFYAVEVDGSYVYAARGDSFVVYDATDPAQPALVRTVAYPQGRSGRAMTIANDLLFAVSYGDSSAITAFDLTDPSAPTPRGTLVIDGIINSVAADAKLVAYRKGLGAYGVVDFGDPDGPVGLTEPGFGLASVDVAIEGELVLIGDRSSASLVDVTVPGAPVLVADLPLPAFGSGQSVGSVALSNGLAYVNSVEGLILFDVSDPAIPVLVGLWEVSRGELALTPNGVFVAGADGFEIVRRPCDDGSTVSTLVTSVSTSIGRNSVSLEWSLVGLLGDVEFRVTAVRDDEVWNVPLRTSARGRVVAVDVSPRLRDGGVVRYELAMRRGPSDWLMIDQVDVVPTGARIRSVLDPATPNPFNPRTRLRFEIAVAGEVELAIFDTAGRRVRTLLSGVRGVGSTEIVWDGTDDGGRLVASGTYVARLRTLDGTRSQKLTLVR
- a CDS encoding alpha/beta hydrolase; protein product: MKSIRTRPRAAALHCFYFGALVIASATLPVGALAQMPESSVVEEGMIVDVAQRGIQLSGTLTLPTTGPGPFPTALLITGSGPQDRDETVAGMKPFRLLAQLLAASGIATLRLDDPGVGDSTGDPMESTIANRVIDMQASLRELGGHSAVDASRIGVIGHSEGALVGAVLGSDPSAVSFVVMLAGPAIPIAELIEDQAAGILRMDGAGEEQIASQRRIQRMTYEAVRTGEGWTEVSMAVEQQVRAAVEALAPEQRAGISDVEAFVATQVTQQLSAAQTAWYRSLLVYEPEPDISEIEAPVLALYGGKDVQVPPDRNASVMERILSDAGHADFRVMTLPDANHLFQFAETGHPVEYATLEPAFLPALAEELVPWLQGRVR
- a CDS encoding PepSY-associated TM helix domain-containing protein; this translates as MGKEKRRSWRTWNNRLHRDVGYVAVGLTVIYAISGIAVNHIEDWNPNYSFEIEERRFAAFEPTDRDQTVSTLVDVLDLPEPIDAFRRTPADVELFYEGWSVQANVREGQATIERPVARPILFEFNELHLNRVKGAWTWIADAYAVALLFMATSGMFVLRGRTGLAGRGKWLVGVGILIPVVALVMAGAM
- a CDS encoding alpha/beta hydrolase-fold protein, which encodes MKTPGILAAGLAGLLLANPVLASDDGRIQHVIRSGDPEQERAITVDLPSSYEDDTTHDHPVLYVLDGESNLDHAVAVADFLSESMMAPEMIVVGVHAGATRARDYLPSNQEGSPGADQFLDFLQDELLPFVEKHYAAAPLRLISGHSYGGVLVTHALSRRPALFRAYLAQSPYLDEATAAPVVAELEKGLRRTDSQGVFYFANLGDEPELAAGFQTLGAALEGVETEGLTFRTTREAGARHMSTRLVGLHDGLVWFFHDRWPLPDAVLSGGGADALARHLTELDQEFGYPVRYSEGAFQQATQGLLNSRDVAGAARAGALYVEHHPSSPVAHFLRGVALASGGRGTEGIAAIEKAIELYESEPDPSLKPLHENMQRVLRQLRGG
- a CDS encoding tetratricopeptide repeat protein, whose translation is MTRELGASATKIIQSRRTDTRRLSGQIRGDLDWIVMRALEKDRNRRYASPAELAQDIQRDLDDQPRLAVYMNDAAQYRNESGDYEGALADFDRALQPYEQHFGTEHPDVLAVLRNEGLALRALERSDEGLVLFDQALEIAGRMYEPDDPRTALAHGDRGVTLMALGRYDEARAALLRAFDVFLEKSGVDRQPRRPRPTSCRHRLRAARRRVGRGA
- a CDS encoding helix-turn-helix transcriptional regulator — encoded protein: MPDAFPLRNRLKALRAEKNWTQADLAEQVGVTRKTINTVERGVFTPSTLLALKLAHAFETTVEEIFWIDEERST
- a CDS encoding DinB family protein, whose product is MQSIALLSLNLGNSTTRTLARIEDMRDHCMVAPTARGGGHTLWVLGHLAYIEALVIRRFMLGEENPLAAWEPIFDGEEPHADRDCYPPFDEILATCRDMRTWTASHVESLTEDDLDVSSANVPQGWESTFGTVRLCVQYVADHWLMHRGQLADARRAAGVDRMWV
- a CDS encoding helix-turn-helix transcriptional regulator translates to MREVQLHNRIRVFRAEKRWSQTDLARRIGVSRKTISTIEVGRFVPSTIIALLIAREFDTTVEELFSIED